TGATCCTGATCACCCAATCGCATCGCGAACTGCGCAGCATCATGAGCAGTTATGTGGGCATCGTGCGGTCCGACCTACGCCTACAGCGCGCACTCGACCGCCTTGAGATCCTTTACAGGGAAACCGAAGCATTGTACGAGAAGACAACTGTTTCCCGGGACCTGTGCGAACTGCGCAACCTGATCAACATCGCTTACCTCATCATCAAAATGGCAATGAACCGGCGACACAGCATTGGCCTCCACTACACGCTGGATGATCCGGATGCCGTGAATCCCCTGCAACGGAATTTTTCCACCCAATTAACCCCCTGAAGATGGCACTGATCAAACCTGTAGAAGGAAAAGAACCTCAATTCGGAAACAACTGCTACCTCGCCGACAATGCCACCATCGTAGGCGATGTGGTGATGGGCGATGATTGCAGCGTGTGGTTCAACGCCGTGGTTCGAGGGGATGTGCACTGGATCCGTATCGGCAACAAAGTGAACATACAGGACCATGCGGTGATCCATTGTACCTACCAGAAAGCGCCGGTCACCATCGGTAACAATGTATCCATCGGACACCGGGCCCTGGTACACGGTTGTACCATTGAAGACAATGTGCTCATCGGCATGGGTGCCATCGTGATGGACGGCGTTGTGGTGGAGTCTCATTCGATCATCGCAGCTGGCGCTGTGGTACTGGAAGGTACACGCGTGGAAAGCGGAAGTGTGTATGCAGGCGTACCGGCGAAAAAGGTGAAGGAGGTGAGCAAAGAATTGTTCGAAGGTCAGATCCAGCGCATCTCCAACAACTATGTGATGTACGCGGACTGGTTCCGGTGAAACGACCCGGGACAGTTCTGCTGCAAAGGCTAAAGCTTCAAGCTGGAAGGATCTGAACGGTTGTCAAACAACGTAATCACTTCGATCCTGTTTTTCTTTATCCTGTAATATAAGCTGGTTTGCTTGCTGACGACGCACCGGTATACTCCACTCTTTTCCCCGACACAGGACAACTCTTGGGCATCCTTGAAATTCGATCAAGATGTTCATCCAATCTGTGTACAAAAGTATGCTTGACCTGAACGGACCATTCCTTTTCCAGGTGATTCAAAAGATGTTCCAATCGAATGCTTGCCCTCCTGGAAAAAACGATGTCCTTCATTTTTTTCGGTGCCGGGCGATAATGTCTT
The DNA window shown above is from Flavobacteriales bacterium and carries:
- a CDS encoding gamma carbonic anhydrase family protein produces the protein MALIKPVEGKEPQFGNNCYLADNATIVGDVVMGDDCSVWFNAVVRGDVHWIRIGNKVNIQDHAVIHCTYQKAPVTIGNNVSIGHRALVHGCTIEDNVLIGMGAIVMDGVVVESHSIIAAGAVVLEGTRVESGSVYAGVPAKKVKEVSKELFEGQIQRISNNYVMYADWFR